From Cellulophaga lytica DSM 7489, a single genomic window includes:
- a CDS encoding DEAD/DEAH box helicase, translated as MTFKNLGLSNNLLKAIDKKGYTTPSPIQEKAIPPVLEGKDVLASAQTGTGKTAGFTLPLLHLLSEQKALRHRPVRALILTPTRELAAQIFANVKEYSEFLDLRSAVIFGGVNQKPQIANLKRGMDVLVATPGRLLDLHNQRFLSLDKVEIFVLDEADRMLDMGFLRDIERVMKLIPAKRQNLMFSATFSKDIKKLAHGILNNPIQVEATPENTAVEVIKQKVYRVAKGKKTGLIIKLISDGNWQQVLVFTRTKHGANNLCKKMSSKGISAAAIHGNKSQGARTKALDGFKKGTLRVLVATDIAARGLDIPLLPHVINYEIPNISEDYVHRIGRTGRAGASGEAVSLVSADETTYLKDIQKLIGMQIPVEIVEGFEPDPNASTKPIKQGQRNNRSRSSSSKPKGGASKNNTSNNRRPKRNNDRRSNNKRN; from the coding sequence ATGACATTTAAAAACTTAGGTTTATCTAATAATCTATTAAAAGCAATAGACAAAAAGGGGTATACAACTCCGTCTCCAATACAAGAAAAAGCAATACCGCCTGTTTTAGAAGGTAAAGATGTTTTGGCATCTGCACAAACAGGCACAGGTAAAACAGCAGGTTTTACTTTACCATTATTACATTTATTATCAGAACAAAAAGCGTTAAGACATAGGCCAGTACGCGCTTTAATATTAACGCCAACAAGAGAATTAGCAGCGCAAATATTTGCTAACGTAAAAGAATATAGCGAGTTTTTAGATTTACGCTCCGCGGTAATTTTTGGTGGAGTAAACCAAAAACCACAAATAGCAAATTTAAAAAGAGGAATGGATGTTTTGGTGGCAACACCTGGGCGTTTACTAGATCTTCATAACCAACGATTTTTATCATTAGATAAAGTAGAAATTTTTGTGTTGGATGAAGCAGACCGTATGTTAGATATGGGTTTTTTGCGTGATATAGAACGCGTAATGAAGTTAATACCAGCAAAAAGACAAAATTTAATGTTTTCAGCAACTTTTTCTAAAGACATTAAAAAGCTAGCTCACGGTATTTTAAATAACCCTATACAGGTTGAAGCTACACCAGAAAATACAGCTGTAGAGGTAATTAAGCAAAAAGTTTACAGAGTAGCCAAAGGTAAAAAAACGGGCTTAATTATTAAGTTAATATCAGACGGCAATTGGCAACAAGTATTAGTGTTTACAAGAACAAAACACGGAGCAAATAACTTGTGTAAAAAAATGAGCTCAAAAGGTATTTCTGCAGCGGCTATACACGGTAACAAAAGTCAGGGTGCACGTACAAAAGCATTAGACGGATTTAAAAAAGGAACACTACGTGTGTTAGTAGCTACAGATATTGCTGCACGTGGTTTAGATATTCCTTTACTACCACACGTAATTAATTATGAAATTCCAAATATATCTGAGGACTATGTACACCGTATAGGTAGAACAGGTAGGGCAGGTGCAAGTGGTGAGGCAGTATCTTTAGTTAGTGCAGATGAAACCACATATTTAAAAGATATTCAAAAATTAATAGGAATGCAAATTCCTGTAGAAATTGTAGAAGGTTTTGAGCCAGATCCTAATGCATCTACAAAACCAATTAAACAAGGACAACGTAATAATCGTTCTAGAAGTTCTAGCAGCAAGCCTAAAGGCGGAGCATCTAAAAACAATACTAGCAATAACCGTAGACCTAAACGTAATAATGACCGCAGGTCTAACAATAAACGCAATTAA
- a CDS encoding DUF2911 domain-containing protein: protein MKVIQWMIVTVVVLGLLTIFVGLPMMKDQTKKFSPEATVTYNKDGYNLNVVYCSPSKKDRHIFGSLVPYNKVWRTGANEPTTFKTTSAIKVDGKNLPAGTYSIWSKPNKDSWDIIFNKEVPDWGVTILSGGAETTRNAKQDIVTVTVPVTKLDSVKERFTINFEDKEQPYLTLAWDKTKVNVPISK, encoded by the coding sequence ATGAAAGTTATACAATGGATGATTGTTACAGTAGTGGTGTTAGGACTACTTACAATTTTTGTTGGGTTACCAATGATGAAAGACCAAACTAAAAAATTTAGTCCGGAAGCTACTGTAACATATAATAAAGACGGTTACAATTTAAACGTAGTTTATTGTAGCCCTTCTAAAAAAGACAGACACATTTTTGGTTCGCTTGTACCGTATAACAAAGTTTGGAGAACTGGCGCTAATGAACCTACTACTTTTAAAACCACTTCTGCTATTAAAGTAGATGGTAAAAACTTACCTGCTGGCACATATTCTATCTGGTCTAAACCAAATAAAGACAGTTGGGATATTATTTTTAATAAAGAAGTTCCAGATTGGGGAGTTACAATTTTAAGCGGTGGAGCAGAAACTACCAGAAATGCAAAACAAGATATTGTAACAGTAACTGTACCTGTAACAAAATTAGATTCGGTTAAAGAAAGATTTACCATTAACTTTGAAGACAAAGAACAACCGTACTTAACTTTAGCTTGGGATAAAACCAAAGTTAACGTACCTATTAGCAAGTAA
- the mazG gene encoding nucleoside triphosphate pyrophosphohydrolase gives MNSRSTQLKAIDRLLTIMEELREQCPWDKKQTLQTLRHLTIEETYELGDAILDNNLEEVKKELGDLLLHIVFYAKIGSETNDFDIADVANEICDKLIHRHPHIYGDVKVEDEEEVKRNWEKLKLKEGKKSVLEGVPKSLPALVKASRIQDKVAGVGFDWEEPQQVFEKVQEELAELQEEVNDANQDKIEAEFGDVLFSMINYARFLKVNPEDALERTNKKFIKRFQYLETKAKEMGKSLQDMTLAEMDVFWNQAKKEN, from the coding sequence ATGAATTCTAGAAGTACACAATTAAAAGCTATAGATAGATTGCTTACCATAATGGAAGAATTGCGAGAGCAATGCCCTTGGGATAAAAAGCAAACCTTACAAACCTTACGCCACTTAACCATAGAAGAAACCTATGAGTTAGGTGATGCTATTTTAGACAATAATTTAGAAGAAGTTAAAAAAGAATTAGGAGATTTACTTTTACATATCGTTTTTTATGCTAAAATTGGTAGTGAAACTAATGATTTTGATATAGCTGATGTTGCAAATGAAATTTGTGACAAACTAATACATCGTCATCCTCATATTTATGGAGATGTTAAGGTAGAAGATGAAGAAGAGGTTAAGCGTAACTGGGAAAAACTAAAACTAAAAGAAGGAAAAAAAAGTGTTTTAGAGGGTGTTCCTAAAAGTTTGCCTGCATTAGTAAAAGCAAGTAGAATACAAGATAAAGTTGCCGGTGTAGGATTTGATTGGGAAGAGCCACAACAGGTATTTGAAAAAGTGCAGGAAGAACTAGCAGAGTTGCAAGAAGAAGTAAATGATGCTAACCAAGACAAAATAGAAGCAGAATTTGGGGATGTTTTGTTTTCTATGATTAATTACGCACGCTTTTTAAAGGTTAATCCAGAAGATGCGCTAGAACGTACAAACAAAAAGTTCATCAAAAGGTTTCAGTATTTAGAAACTAAGGCAAAAGAAATGGGTAAATCTTTGCAAGATATGACACTTGCAGAAATGGATGTTTTCTGGAACCAAGCAAAAAAAGAAAACTAA
- a CDS encoding glycosyltransferase: MTHEFTIIVPIYNEEDNIARLDKELNNYLNVALKKTTVLFINDGSTDNSQALLEQICANNTHFSFVQFDKNYGLTAAIKAGFDTATTELVGYIDADLQTSPLDFNLLLDYIPEYDLVTGIRTNRKDSGFKKLSSSLANKIRRFFTNDGVEDTGCPLKVIKTAYAKKIPLFNGLHRFLPAMILLQNGKVKQIPVQHFPRIAGKTKFGFWNRSLGPLADCFAYLWMKHKYISYNVTKKATKHKS, from the coding sequence ATGACGCACGAGTTTACTATAATTGTACCTATTTACAATGAAGAAGACAATATTGCTAGATTAGATAAAGAGCTTAACAATTACTTAAATGTTGCTCTAAAAAAAACAACTGTCTTATTTATAAATGATGGCTCTACAGATAATAGTCAAGCATTACTAGAGCAAATATGTGCTAACAACACTCATTTTTCTTTTGTACAGTTTGATAAAAATTACGGTTTAACAGCTGCTATTAAAGCAGGTTTTGATACTGCTACAACAGAACTTGTTGGTTACATTGATGCAGACTTACAAACAAGCCCGTTAGATTTTAATTTACTTTTAGATTATATACCAGAATACGACTTAGTTACTGGTATTAGAACAAACAGGAAAGATTCTGGTTTTAAAAAATTGTCATCTAGCCTAGCCAACAAAATAAGACGTTTTTTTACCAATGATGGTGTAGAAGATACTGGTTGCCCATTAAAAGTTATTAAAACCGCTTACGCTAAAAAAATACCACTTTTTAATGGTTTACATAGATTTTTACCCGCAATGATATTATTACAAAACGGAAAAGTAAAACAAATTCCGGTACAACATTTTCCTAGAATTGCTGGTAAAACAAAATTTGGATTCTGGAACAGGTCTTTGGGCCCATTAGCAGATTGTTTTGCCTATTTATGGATGAAGCATAAATACATTAGTTATAACGTTACAAAAAAAGCAACTAAACATAAAAGTTAA
- a CDS encoding MATE family efflux transporter, producing the protein MKQYTKEFKYNLKLAFPVILGLLGHTFVGFADNIMVGQLGTAELAAVSLGNSFVFIAMSLGIGFSTAITPLVAEADGANNVKDAKNALKHGLLLCTVLGLFLFGVILLGKPLMYLMKQPPEVVELAIPYLDLVAFSLVPLVIFQAFKQFSDGLSQTKYPMYVTLIGNAINILLNYLLIFGNFGFPELGIIGAAIGTLVSRISMVVLIWVMLKQTKKFHKYVTGFNFKKIENQILNKIMKIGFPSALQMFFEVAIFTAAIWISGVLGKNPQAANQIALNLSSMTFMVGMGLGVAAMVRVGNQKGLGNFKDLRRMAQSIFLLTFLLEVVFATLFLIFRHWLPTVYLDVNDTANIVDNTEVILIAAQLLLVAAFFQISDGLQVVVLGALRGLQDVAIPTLITFIAYWLIGFPICFYLGLYTPLKSTGIWIGLLAGLTASAFLLYIRFNILTKKLILNTEE; encoded by the coding sequence TTGAAACAATACACAAAAGAATTTAAATACAACTTAAAGCTAGCATTCCCAGTTATATTAGGCTTATTGGGGCACACATTTGTTGGTTTTGCAGATAATATTATGGTTGGGCAACTAGGTACAGCAGAGTTAGCAGCTGTATCTTTAGGTAATAGTTTTGTATTTATTGCAATGTCTTTAGGAATTGGTTTCTCTACAGCAATAACACCATTGGTAGCAGAGGCAGATGGCGCTAATAATGTAAAGGATGCTAAAAACGCACTAAAACACGGACTGTTGCTATGTACCGTTTTAGGCCTGTTTTTATTTGGAGTTATACTTTTAGGTAAACCATTAATGTATTTAATGAAACAACCGCCAGAGGTTGTAGAACTCGCTATTCCTTATTTAGATTTGGTAGCTTTTTCATTAGTGCCATTAGTGATTTTTCAAGCGTTTAAACAATTTTCAGATGGCTTATCGCAAACAAAATACCCTATGTATGTTACTTTAATTGGTAATGCTATAAACATACTATTAAACTACTTACTAATTTTTGGAAACTTTGGTTTTCCTGAACTAGGTATTATAGGAGCAGCCATTGGTACATTGGTATCTAGAATTTCTATGGTTGTTTTAATATGGGTAATGCTAAAACAAACTAAAAAGTTTCATAAATACGTTACGGGTTTCAATTTTAAAAAAATAGAAAACCAAATACTAAACAAAATTATGAAAATTGGTTTTCCTTCTGCATTGCAAATGTTTTTTGAAGTTGCCATATTTACAGCAGCTATATGGATAAGTGGTGTACTTGGTAAAAATCCACAGGCAGCAAACCAAATAGCATTAAACCTGTCTAGTATGACGTTTATGGTTGGTATGGGACTAGGAGTAGCTGCAATGGTACGTGTAGGTAACCAAAAAGGTTTAGGTAATTTTAAAGATTTGCGCAGAATGGCACAATCTATATTTTTGCTTACATTTTTATTAGAAGTTGTTTTTGCAACTTTATTCTTAATTTTTAGACATTGGTTGCCAACAGTGTATTTAGATGTTAATGATACAGCAAACATTGTAGATAATACAGAGGTTATTTTAATAGCAGCTCAATTACTATTAGTTGCAGCCTTTTTTCAAATTTCAGACGGACTGCAGGTTGTAGTGCTTGGTGCTTTACGTGGTTTGCAAGATGTTGCTATACCAACACTAATTACATTTATAGCCTATTGGTTAATAGGTTTTCCTATATGCTTTTATCTAGGTCTATATACTCCTTTAAAAAGTACAGGAATTTGGATTGGCTTATTGGCTGGCTTAACTGCATCTGCTTTTTTATTGTACATTAGATTTAACATACTAACAAAAAAATTAATACTTAATACAGAAGAATAA
- a CDS encoding phosphatase PAP2 family protein: MLEELIQYDTNFFLYLNNLGTSTWDGFWMFVTNKKSSIPLYAVLLFFTYKQVGLKKTFLILVSVGILIGATDQLANFFKYGIARLRPCHNPDLDGLVRLVKSSCGGKYGYFSAHAANSFAVAVFFGNVLKDKFKYIKVLLLTWAAFVAYSRIYIGVHYTLDVATGIVIGSFLGFVFYKLMQLMAAKLKL; encoded by the coding sequence ATGCTTGAAGAATTAATACAATACGATACTAATTTTTTTTTATACCTAAATAATTTAGGAACTAGCACTTGGGATGGTTTTTGGATGTTTGTTACCAATAAAAAAAGCTCTATACCATTGTATGCTGTGTTGTTATTTTTTACGTACAAGCAAGTTGGATTAAAAAAAACATTTTTAATATTAGTATCTGTAGGTATTTTAATAGGAGCTACAGACCAATTGGCTAATTTTTTTAAGTATGGTATTGCGCGTTTAAGGCCTTGTCATAACCCAGACTTAGATGGTTTAGTACGTTTGGTAAAAAGTTCTTGTGGAGGTAAATACGGCTACTTTTCTGCACATGCAGCAAATTCTTTTGCTGTTGCAGTATTTTTTGGAAATGTACTTAAAGATAAATTTAAATACATAAAAGTACTGCTACTTACTTGGGCAGCATTTGTTGCCTACAGCAGAATATACATTGGTGTGCATTATACATTAGATGTTGCTACAGGTATTGTAATTGGTAGTTTTTTAGGTTTTGTTTTTTACAAACTGATGCAGCTAATGGCTGCAAAGTTAAAGCTATAA
- a CDS encoding RNA polymerase sigma factor yields MSTADIIKKCKTNNRKAQMQLYKQYCNGMYCVAMRFLKNEDDAEDVVQEAFINAFEKIHQYRGEVTFGAWLKKIVVHKCLDFIKVKKDKYVALTETNLRVVEDDDWLVEDTVTLQQIKFAIAQLPSKYQCVVQLYLIEGYDHSETSGILDITESACRTRLLRGKGLLKELLKEKRYGTGS; encoded by the coding sequence ATGTCTACTGCTGATATTATTAAAAAATGCAAAACAAATAACCGTAAAGCACAAATGCAGCTTTATAAGCAATACTGTAATGGTATGTATTGTGTGGCTATGCGTTTTTTAAAAAATGAAGACGATGCAGAAGATGTAGTGCAAGAGGCATTTATTAATGCTTTTGAAAAAATACACCAGTATAGAGGAGAAGTAACCTTTGGTGCTTGGCTTAAAAAAATTGTAGTACACAAATGTTTAGATTTTATAAAAGTTAAAAAAGATAAATATGTAGCCTTAACAGAAACTAATTTAAGAGTGGTAGAAGATGATGATTGGTTGGTAGAAGATACGGTAACTCTGCAGCAAATAAAGTTTGCAATAGCTCAGCTACCAAGCAAATACCAATGTGTGGTACAATTATATTTAATTGAAGGATATGACCACTCAGAAACATCTGGAATATTAGATATTACAGAGTCTGCCTGTAGAACACGCTTGTTAAGAGGTAAAGGCTTGTTAAAAGAACTTTTAAAAGAGAAAAGATATGGGACAGGATCTTAG
- a CDS encoding GDSL-type esterase/lipase family protein yields the protein MRILLSLFLLTSIFGFSQTTHRFYNEVQMLQKKYNNKRNSKQPSIVFTGSSSIKYWKTIQEDFPDKNIINTGFGGSTTEDLLLFTDDLILAYNPKQVFIYEGDNDIAGNRKCGLILSQLTQIINKIKSANTTTQIVLISVKPSIARWHLKRNYKKLNRKYKRIAKKDPNISYVDIWKPMLNGNKVKADIFTADNLHMNAKGYQIWQNVITNYIN from the coding sequence ATGAGAATTTTACTATCCTTATTTTTACTTACTTCAATTTTTGGCTTTAGCCAAACAACACATCGTTTTTACAATGAAGTACAAATGCTTCAAAAAAAATACAATAACAAACGTAACAGTAAACAACCAAGTATTGTTTTTACTGGTAGCTCTAGTATTAAATATTGGAAAACTATACAAGAAGATTTTCCGGATAAAAATATTATTAACACTGGTTTTGGTGGCTCTACAACAGAAGATTTACTATTATTTACAGACGATTTAATATTGGCCTACAACCCTAAACAAGTTTTTATTTATGAAGGTGATAATGATATTGCTGGTAATAGAAAATGTGGCTTAATACTATCACAATTAACACAAATAATTAATAAAATAAAAAGTGCAAACACAACTACACAAATTGTACTAATTTCTGTAAAACCAAGTATTGCAAGGTGGCACTTAAAAAGAAATTACAAAAAGTTAAACCGAAAATATAAAAGAATAGCTAAAAAAGACCCAAATATTAGTTATGTAGATATCTGGAAACCTATGCTTAATGGTAACAAGGTAAAGGCAGATATTTTTACAGCAGATAACCTACATATGAATGCCAAAGGCTACCAAATTTGGCAAAATGTAATTACAAACTATATTAACTAA
- a CDS encoding family 20 glycosylhydrolase produces MKNSILFRTLLTLIGIFLIVACQEKRVIINYPTTDLSAENMVPLPLKITPTNSAFGLDKNTAIYTSNDSGFEQVGSFLSNKISTKINLEVPVNTVNNIEKAKIIYINKTDSLELKSKEAYQMYITQDSIIINAKTAAGAFRGIQTLRQIIPEESNDTLTTHKMWLVPSGKILDQPNYEYRGAMLDVARHFFSVGDVKKYLDVLAYYKFNALHLHLTDDQGWRIEIKSWPKLTEIGASTEVGGGPGGFYTQEDFKEIVRYATERHITIVPEIDMPGHTNAATVAYPQLNGNGKTPKVYTGMRVGFSTFDTNKDIVYAFVDDVVREISAISPGLYFHLGGDESHVTKKKDFKKFILKVSKIVESHGKTPIGWDEIATTDISSNAVAQFWRSEKNANLALDKGMKIILSPAKKAYLDMKYDTLSKHGLTWATYIPVDSAYIWTPETFVKNLPKAQVLGIEAPLWSETISNIEELEYLAFPRIIGYSELNWTIKENRNWENYKNRLANQAPYLDRMNVKYYPTKLIDWKKSKHTYKYIEKD; encoded by the coding sequence ATGAAAAATTCTATCTTATTTAGAACACTATTAACCCTTATTGGCATTTTTTTAATAGTTGCTTGCCAAGAAAAAAGAGTAATTATTAACTACCCAACTACAGATTTATCTGCAGAAAATATGGTTCCCTTGCCATTAAAAATAACTCCCACCAATAGTGCATTTGGTTTAGACAAAAACACTGCAATTTATACCTCTAATGACTCTGGTTTTGAGCAAGTAGGTTCTTTTTTATCTAACAAAATTAGCACTAAAATTAATTTAGAAGTTCCTGTAAATACTGTTAATAATATTGAAAAAGCTAAAATTATATACATAAATAAAACAGATAGTTTGGAACTTAAAAGTAAGGAAGCTTACCAAATGTATATTACGCAAGATTCTATTATTATAAATGCTAAAACAGCTGCTGGTGCATTTAGAGGCATACAAACATTAAGACAAATTATACCAGAAGAAAGTAATGATACGCTTACTACCCATAAAATGTGGCTTGTACCTAGCGGAAAAATACTAGATCAACCTAATTACGAGTACAGAGGTGCTATGTTAGATGTAGCCAGACATTTTTTTAGTGTTGGTGACGTAAAAAAATACCTAGATGTATTAGCATATTATAAATTTAATGCCCTGCACTTACACTTAACTGATGACCAAGGTTGGAGAATAGAAATTAAATCTTGGCCAAAACTAACAGAAATTGGAGCTAGCACAGAAGTTGGCGGTGGCCCTGGAGGGTTTTATACCCAAGAAGATTTTAAAGAAATTGTACGTTATGCAACCGAAAGGCATATTACAATTGTACCAGAGATAGATATGCCCGGACATACTAATGCTGCAACAGTTGCATATCCGCAATTAAACGGAAACGGAAAAACGCCTAAAGTTTATACCGGTATGCGTGTAGGCTTTAGCACTTTTGATACAAATAAAGATATTGTTTATGCCTTTGTAGATGATGTTGTAAGAGAAATTTCTGCCATTTCTCCTGGCCTTTATTTTCATTTAGGAGGAGATGAAAGCCACGTTACAAAAAAGAAGGATTTTAAAAAATTTATTTTAAAAGTATCTAAAATTGTAGAAAGTCACGGAAAAACTCCAATTGGTTGGGATGAAATTGCTACTACAGATATAAGTAGCAATGCTGTTGCTCAATTTTGGAGAAGCGAAAAAAATGCAAACTTAGCGCTAGATAAGGGTATGAAGATTATTTTGTCTCCCGCTAAAAAAGCTTATTTAGATATGAAATATGATACCTTGTCTAAACACGGTTTAACTTGGGCAACTTATATACCTGTAGATTCTGCTTATATCTGGACACCAGAAACCTTTGTAAAAAACTTACCTAAAGCACAGGTATTAGGTATAGAAGCTCCTTTATGGTCCGAGACTATAAGCAATATTGAAGAGCTAGAATATTTAGCTTTTCCTAGAATTATTGGCTACTCTGAGCTTAACTGGACCATAAAAGAAAACAGAAATTGGGAAAATTATAAAAATAGATTAGCTAACCAAGCACCTTATTTAGACCGTATGAATGTTAAATACTACCCAACTAAACTTATAGACTGGAAAAAAAGCAAACACACATATAAATACATTGAAAAAGATTAA
- the msrA gene encoding peptide-methionine (S)-S-oxide reductase MsrA, with protein MRIVKVALLLSTILISTSCSSKNNTKKETSTEAKAETKTVIQDLSSYETAYFASGCFWCVEAVFESVKGVKEVISGYAGGKEKNPTYEQVGSGNSTHAEAVVVYYNPKQVSYATLVKVFFGSQDPTTLNRQGPDKGTQYRSIAFYKNKQEQKIITDYVAKLTKEKVFSSKIVTEITPFTTFYKAEGYHQDYEKKHPNNPYIKNVSIPRLNRFKSKFPELLKKDSH; from the coding sequence ATGAGAATAGTTAAAGTTGCATTATTACTAAGCACTATATTAATATCTACAAGTTGTTCATCTAAAAACAATACAAAAAAAGAAACTAGTACAGAAGCCAAAGCAGAGACTAAAACAGTTATTCAGGATTTAAGCTCTTATGAAACTGCCTATTTTGCAAGTGGTTGCTTTTGGTGTGTAGAAGCTGTTTTTGAGAGTGTTAAAGGTGTTAAGGAAGTAATATCTGGCTATGCAGGAGGTAAAGAAAAAAATCCTACTTACGAGCAAGTAGGTAGTGGTAATAGCACACACGCAGAAGCTGTTGTTGTTTACTACAACCCAAAACAAGTTAGTTATGCTACCTTAGTTAAAGTTTTTTTTGGATCTCAAGACCCAACAACATTAAACCGCCAAGGACCAGATAAAGGCACACAATATAGATCTATTGCTTTTTACAAAAACAAGCAAGAACAAAAAATTATAACAGACTATGTAGCTAAGCTTACTAAAGAAAAAGTATTTAGCTCTAAAATTGTAACAGAAATAACTCCATTTACAACTTTTTACAAGGCAGAAGGCTACCACCAAGATTACGAAAAAAAACATCCTAACAACCCGTACATTAAAAATGTATCTATACCTAGGCTAAATAGGTTTAAAAGTAAATTTCCAGAGTTATTAAAAAAAGATTCTCATTAA
- a CDS encoding VF530 family DNA-binding protein: MQKSNDPLHGVKLATIIDELVDFYGWEYMGNTVNIRCFTHRPTVKSSLHFLRRTPWARTKVEQMYLQLLQEKAKE; this comes from the coding sequence ATGCAAAAGTCTAATGATCCTTTACACGGTGTAAAACTAGCAACTATTATAGATGAGCTGGTAGACTTTTATGGCTGGGAATATATGGGTAATACAGTTAATATACGCTGTTTTACCCATAGGCCAACAGTAAAATCTAGTCTTCATTTTTTACGCAGAACACCTTGGGCACGTACCAAAGTAGAGCAAATGTATTTACAGTTATTACAAGAAAAAGCAAAAGAATAA
- the meaB gene encoding methylmalonyl Co-A mutase-associated GTPase MeaB, whose translation MNTNKNISNQSASKIKKFRRELPSTENLTNGILSGNKTALSRAITLIESTNSTHTKQANEIIERCLLHKTNSIRIGITGVPGVGKSTFIERFGKKLTAQGNKVAVLAVDPTSTVTKGSILGDKTRMEELVKDENAFIRPSPSGSSLGGVARKTRETIVLCEAAGYNVILIETVGVGQSETAVHSMVDFFLLLKLAGAGDELQGIKRGIMEMADAIVINKSDGDNVQRAKKARVEFTRALHLLKTQDNGWVPKVLACSALEDIGITDVWETITNYVAINTKNNFFIQKRQEQNKYWLLQTIEDQLKQQFYSNKSVKAELQVAIDAVINNKTSPFTAADKLLNLHSK comes from the coding sequence TTGAACACAAATAAAAATATAAGTAACCAAAGTGCTTCTAAAATTAAAAAATTTAGAAGAGAATTACCCTCTACAGAAAACTTAACCAATGGTATTTTAAGTGGTAATAAAACAGCTTTAAGTAGAGCTATTACACTTATAGAGAGCACCAACAGTACACACACTAAACAAGCTAATGAAATTATAGAGCGTTGTTTACTACACAAAACTAACAGTATTAGAATTGGTATAACTGGTGTACCTGGCGTTGGTAAAAGTACTTTTATAGAACGCTTTGGAAAAAAACTTACTGCCCAAGGTAATAAAGTTGCTGTTTTAGCTGTAGACCCAACAAGTACTGTTACAAAAGGTAGCATTTTGGGTGATAAAACACGAATGGAAGAACTTGTAAAAGACGAAAATGCATTTATTAGACCATCTCCCTCTGGCAGCTCTTTAGGTGGTGTTGCCCGTAAAACAAGAGAAACCATTGTACTTTGTGAAGCTGCCGGCTATAATGTTATTTTAATTGAAACCGTTGGTGTAGGACAAAGTGAAACTGCTGTACATAGTATGGTAGACTTTTTTCTTTTATTAAAATTGGCAGGTGCTGGTGACGAGCTACAAGGTATTAAGCGTGGTATTATGGAAATGGCAGATGCCATAGTAATTAATAAATCTGACGGAGATAATGTACAACGTGCTAAAAAAGCAAGAGTAGAGTTTACACGTGCTCTGCATTTATTAAAAACACAAGATAATGGCTGGGTACCAAAAGTGCTAGCTTGTTCTGCTCTAGAAGATATTGGTATTACAGATGTTTGGGAAACAATAACAAACTATGTTGCTATTAACACCAAAAACAACTTTTTTATACAAAAAAGACAAGAGCAAAATAAATATTGGCTATTACAAACCATTGAAGACCAATTAAAACAACAGTTTTACAGTAATAAAAGTGTAAAGGCAGAATTACAAGTTGCTATAGATGCTGTTATAAACAATAAAACATCACCTTTTACTGCTGCAGACAAATTATTAAACCTACACAGTAAGTAA